In the Sarcophilus harrisii chromosome 3, mSarHar1.11, whole genome shotgun sequence genome, one interval contains:
- the LOC111719689 gene encoding uncharacterized protein LOC111719689 isoform X1 → MGRKQRLFPKVFSLTVEAQFPAKDLHPKVQSSLSCSQHRILSSREEDQWSRDEQTFHFNQAKTKSLPLSDRRITPVPSQYQKNKETTGHLPDSDNEKVAVLLPYLDKWKMTKPPSPHKHHYMATVLPSIYHEYKTKGIPMSLPSLEQCVTPLLRPEQKVQILLQPDSWGENSLTSDQNPKVSHYQFNQYSTTPAISDHWFEVPLYPSSQEGTMVESLACHNQQTPAFLSGKPWMRETPHLNHWHRAIVTSLPCLDHWYRATAMTASNLSPWMKASGFTPSHSPLYPRSRAVPSLQTNLYTKVTIPCSFCPYQWIKRTSTLSSHGRVMVLPSSNPQLQARTKALPLLGPEFPAKGTDYSPCPDYCGEVASVFPPYADNMTVIPQKSDNKSKDIFGSLLSSDSHDVYLSEASHCDDVGVSADLNHEISS, encoded by the coding sequence TCTTTTCATTAACAGTTGAGGCCCAGTTCCCTGCAAAAGACCTTCACCCAAAGGTCCAATCAAGTTTATCATGTTCCCAGCATCGGATTTTATCATCACGGGAAGAAGACCAGTGGTCCAGAGATGAGCAGACATTTCACTTTAATCAGGCTAAAACCAAGTCATTACCCCTTTCAGATCGAAGGATCACACCTGTACCCTCGCAGTAccagaaaaacaaggaaacaactGGGCATCTGCCTGACTCCGACAATGAGAAAGTGGCTGTGCTGTTACCTTATCTTGACAAGTGGAAGATGACTAAACCACCCTCACCCCATAAGCATCATTACATGGCCACAGTTTTGCCTTCAATATATCATGAGTACAAGACTAAAGGAATTCCTATGTCATTACCATCCCTAGAACAATGTGTAACACCTCTACTCAGACCTGAGCAAAAGGTTCAAATTCTGTTGCAGCCTGATTCCTGGGGAGAAAATTCTTTGACCTCTGACCAGAATCCCAAGGTTTCTCACTACCAATTCAACCAATATTCCACAACACCAGCAATCTCTGACCACTGGTTTGAGGTGCCACTTTATCCCTCATCCCAGGAGGGTACCATGGTTGAATCATTAGCATGCCATAATCAACAGACACCAGCTTTCCTAAGTGGTAAACCCTGGATGCGGGAAACACCTCACCTGAATCATTGGCACAGAGCTATAGTAACATCATTGCCATGTCTTGACCACTGGTACAGGGCTACAGCTATGACAGCTTCAAATCTGAGCCCCTGGATGAAGGCTTCAGGTTTCACTCCATCACATTCTCCTCTTTATCCCAGATCTAGGGCTGTACCTTCATTACAAACCAATCTCTATACCAAGGTCACAATTCCATGCTCATTTTGCCCCTACCAGTGGATTAAACGCACATCAACACTATCTTCACACGGAAGAGTCATGGTTTTACCATCATCAAATCCCCAACTCCAGGCCAGGACAAAAGCTTTGCCATTACTAGGCCCTGAATTTCCAGCTAAAGGCACAGATTATTCACCATGCCCAGACTACTGTGGTGAGGTTGCTTCTGTGTTTCCTCCATATGCCGACAACATGACAGTTATTCCACAGAAATCTGATAACAAGTCTAAGGACATATTTGGATCATTACTATCTTCTGACTCCCATGATGTATATCTATCAGAGGCCAGTCACTGTGATGACGTTGGGGTTTCAGCAGACCTAAATCATGAGATTTCATCATGA
- the LOC111719689 gene encoding uncharacterized protein LOC111719689 isoform X3, with translation MGRKQRLFPKVFSLTVEAQFPAKDLHPKVQSSLSCSQHRILSSREEDQWSRDEQTFHFNQAKTKSLPLSDRRITPVPSQYQKNKETTGHLPDSDNEKVAVLLPYLDKWKMTKPPSPHKHHYMATVLPSIYHEYKTKGIPMSLPSLEQCVTPLLRPEQKVQILLQPDSWGENSLTSDQNPKVSHYQFNQYSTTPAISDHWFEVPLYPSSQEGTMVESLACHNQQTPAFLSGKPWMRETPHLNHWHRAIVTSLPCLDHWYRATAMTASNLSPWMKASGFTPSHSPLYPRSRAVPSLQTNLYTKVTIPCSFCPYQWIKRTSTLSSHGRVMVLPSSNPQLQARTKALPLLGPEFPAKGTDYSPCPDYCGVTRIDIILVNDNQPWGKKKSTNIH, from the exons TCTTTTCATTAACAGTTGAGGCCCAGTTCCCTGCAAAAGACCTTCACCCAAAGGTCCAATCAAGTTTATCATGTTCCCAGCATCGGATTTTATCATCACGGGAAGAAGACCAGTGGTCCAGAGATGAGCAGACATTTCACTTTAATCAGGCTAAAACCAAGTCATTACCCCTTTCAGATCGAAGGATCACACCTGTACCCTCGCAGTAccagaaaaacaaggaaacaactGGGCATCTGCCTGACTCCGACAATGAGAAAGTGGCTGTGCTGTTACCTTATCTTGACAAGTGGAAGATGACTAAACCACCCTCACCCCATAAGCATCATTACATGGCCACAGTTTTGCCTTCAATATATCATGAGTACAAGACTAAAGGAATTCCTATGTCATTACCATCCCTAGAACAATGTGTAACACCTCTACTCAGACCTGAGCAAAAGGTTCAAATTCTGTTGCAGCCTGATTCCTGGGGAGAAAATTCTTTGACCTCTGACCAGAATCCCAAGGTTTCTCACTACCAATTCAACCAATATTCCACAACACCAGCAATCTCTGACCACTGGTTTGAGGTGCCACTTTATCCCTCATCCCAGGAGGGTACCATGGTTGAATCATTAGCATGCCATAATCAACAGACACCAGCTTTCCTAAGTGGTAAACCCTGGATGCGGGAAACACCTCACCTGAATCATTGGCACAGAGCTATAGTAACATCATTGCCATGTCTTGACCACTGGTACAGGGCTACAGCTATGACAGCTTCAAATCTGAGCCCCTGGATGAAGGCTTCAGGTTTCACTCCATCACATTCTCCTCTTTATCCCAGATCTAGGGCTGTACCTTCATTACAAACCAATCTCTATACCAAGGTCACAATTCCATGCTCATTTTGCCCCTACCAGTGGATTAAACGCACATCAACACTATCTTCACACGGAAGAGTCATGGTTTTACCATCATCAAATCCCCAACTCCAGGCCAGGACAAAAGCTTTGCCATTACTAGGCCCTGAATTTCCAGCTAAAGGCACAGATTATTCACCATGCCCAGACTACTGTG GGGTCACCAGGATTGACATTATACTTGTCAATGATAACCAGCCATGGGGGAAGaaaaagtcaacaaacattcattaa
- the LOC111719689 gene encoding uncharacterized protein LOC111719689 isoform X2, giving the protein MGRKQRLFPKVEAQFPAKDLHPKVQSSLSCSQHRILSSREEDQWSRDEQTFHFNQAKTKSLPLSDRRITPVPSQYQKNKETTGHLPDSDNEKVAVLLPYLDKWKMTKPPSPHKHHYMATVLPSIYHEYKTKGIPMSLPSLEQCVTPLLRPEQKVQILLQPDSWGENSLTSDQNPKVSHYQFNQYSTTPAISDHWFEVPLYPSSQEGTMVESLACHNQQTPAFLSGKPWMRETPHLNHWHRAIVTSLPCLDHWYRATAMTASNLSPWMKASGFTPSHSPLYPRSRAVPSLQTNLYTKVTIPCSFCPYQWIKRTSTLSSHGRVMVLPSSNPQLQARTKALPLLGPEFPAKGTDYSPCPDYCGEVASVFPPYADNMTVIPQKSDNKSKDIFGSLLSSDSHDVYLSEASHCDDVGVSADLNHEISS; this is encoded by the coding sequence TTGAGGCCCAGTTCCCTGCAAAAGACCTTCACCCAAAGGTCCAATCAAGTTTATCATGTTCCCAGCATCGGATTTTATCATCACGGGAAGAAGACCAGTGGTCCAGAGATGAGCAGACATTTCACTTTAATCAGGCTAAAACCAAGTCATTACCCCTTTCAGATCGAAGGATCACACCTGTACCCTCGCAGTAccagaaaaacaaggaaacaactGGGCATCTGCCTGACTCCGACAATGAGAAAGTGGCTGTGCTGTTACCTTATCTTGACAAGTGGAAGATGACTAAACCACCCTCACCCCATAAGCATCATTACATGGCCACAGTTTTGCCTTCAATATATCATGAGTACAAGACTAAAGGAATTCCTATGTCATTACCATCCCTAGAACAATGTGTAACACCTCTACTCAGACCTGAGCAAAAGGTTCAAATTCTGTTGCAGCCTGATTCCTGGGGAGAAAATTCTTTGACCTCTGACCAGAATCCCAAGGTTTCTCACTACCAATTCAACCAATATTCCACAACACCAGCAATCTCTGACCACTGGTTTGAGGTGCCACTTTATCCCTCATCCCAGGAGGGTACCATGGTTGAATCATTAGCATGCCATAATCAACAGACACCAGCTTTCCTAAGTGGTAAACCCTGGATGCGGGAAACACCTCACCTGAATCATTGGCACAGAGCTATAGTAACATCATTGCCATGTCTTGACCACTGGTACAGGGCTACAGCTATGACAGCTTCAAATCTGAGCCCCTGGATGAAGGCTTCAGGTTTCACTCCATCACATTCTCCTCTTTATCCCAGATCTAGGGCTGTACCTTCATTACAAACCAATCTCTATACCAAGGTCACAATTCCATGCTCATTTTGCCCCTACCAGTGGATTAAACGCACATCAACACTATCTTCACACGGAAGAGTCATGGTTTTACCATCATCAAATCCCCAACTCCAGGCCAGGACAAAAGCTTTGCCATTACTAGGCCCTGAATTTCCAGCTAAAGGCACAGATTATTCACCATGCCCAGACTACTGTGGTGAGGTTGCTTCTGTGTTTCCTCCATATGCCGACAACATGACAGTTATTCCACAGAAATCTGATAACAAGTCTAAGGACATATTTGGATCATTACTATCTTCTGACTCCCATGATGTATATCTATCAGAGGCCAGTCACTGTGATGACGTTGGGGTTTCAGCAGACCTAAATCATGAGATTTCATCATGA
- the LOC111719689 gene encoding uncharacterized protein LOC111719689 isoform X4 has protein sequence MGRKQRLFPKDRRITPVPSQYQKNKETTGHLPDSDNEKVAVLLPYLDKWKMTKPPSPHKHHYMATVLPSIYHEYKTKGIPMSLPSLEQCVTPLLRPEQKVQILLQPDSWGENSLTSDQNPKVSHYQFNQYSTTPAISDHWFEVPLYPSSQEGTMVESLACHNQQTPAFLSGKPWMRETPHLNHWHRAIVTSLPCLDHWYRATAMTASNLSPWMKASGFTPSHSPLYPRSRAVPSLQTNLYTKVTIPCSFCPYQWIKRTSTLSSHGRVMVLPSSNPQLQARTKALPLLGPEFPAKGTDYSPCPDYCGEVASVFPPYADNMTVIPQKSDNKSKDIFGSLLSSDSHDVYLSEASHCDDVGVSADLNHEISS, from the coding sequence ATCGAAGGATCACACCTGTACCCTCGCAGTAccagaaaaacaaggaaacaactGGGCATCTGCCTGACTCCGACAATGAGAAAGTGGCTGTGCTGTTACCTTATCTTGACAAGTGGAAGATGACTAAACCACCCTCACCCCATAAGCATCATTACATGGCCACAGTTTTGCCTTCAATATATCATGAGTACAAGACTAAAGGAATTCCTATGTCATTACCATCCCTAGAACAATGTGTAACACCTCTACTCAGACCTGAGCAAAAGGTTCAAATTCTGTTGCAGCCTGATTCCTGGGGAGAAAATTCTTTGACCTCTGACCAGAATCCCAAGGTTTCTCACTACCAATTCAACCAATATTCCACAACACCAGCAATCTCTGACCACTGGTTTGAGGTGCCACTTTATCCCTCATCCCAGGAGGGTACCATGGTTGAATCATTAGCATGCCATAATCAACAGACACCAGCTTTCCTAAGTGGTAAACCCTGGATGCGGGAAACACCTCACCTGAATCATTGGCACAGAGCTATAGTAACATCATTGCCATGTCTTGACCACTGGTACAGGGCTACAGCTATGACAGCTTCAAATCTGAGCCCCTGGATGAAGGCTTCAGGTTTCACTCCATCACATTCTCCTCTTTATCCCAGATCTAGGGCTGTACCTTCATTACAAACCAATCTCTATACCAAGGTCACAATTCCATGCTCATTTTGCCCCTACCAGTGGATTAAACGCACATCAACACTATCTTCACACGGAAGAGTCATGGTTTTACCATCATCAAATCCCCAACTCCAGGCCAGGACAAAAGCTTTGCCATTACTAGGCCCTGAATTTCCAGCTAAAGGCACAGATTATTCACCATGCCCAGACTACTGTGGTGAGGTTGCTTCTGTGTTTCCTCCATATGCCGACAACATGACAGTTATTCCACAGAAATCTGATAACAAGTCTAAGGACATATTTGGATCATTACTATCTTCTGACTCCCATGATGTATATCTATCAGAGGCCAGTCACTGTGATGACGTTGGGGTTTCAGCAGACCTAAATCATGAGATTTCATCATGA